The Roseibaca calidilacus genome has a window encoding:
- the scpB gene encoding SMC-Scp complex subunit ScpB, which translates to MQGLDAGGESAPSFAAQERMVEAILFACEQPLCSAEIAARLPQGCDVPEVLARLRQHYASRGVQLVRVGDKYALRTAPDLAWLMQSERVEQRKLSRAAIETLAIIAYHQPATRAEIEEIRGVAVSRGTLDQLLELGWVRLGRRRQTPGRPVTFVVTDSFLDHFGLESARDLPGLQELRAAGLLDSRPMSGMAMPTGTETEADDSPDAAHFPPRGQSELFDD; encoded by the coding sequence ATGCAGGGTCTCGATGCAGGCGGCGAATCGGCCCCGTCCTTTGCCGCACAGGAACGCATGGTCGAAGCGATACTTTTCGCCTGCGAGCAGCCGCTCTGCAGCGCGGAAATCGCCGCGCGTCTGCCGCAAGGCTGCGATGTGCCGGAAGTGTTGGCGCGGCTGCGCCAGCACTACGCCAGCCGCGGGGTCCAGCTTGTGCGGGTGGGCGACAAATACGCGCTGCGCACCGCCCCCGATCTGGCTTGGCTTATGCAATCCGAACGGGTCGAGCAGCGCAAATTGTCGCGCGCGGCCATCGAAACATTGGCAATCATTGCCTATCACCAGCCTGCAACCCGTGCCGAGATCGAAGAAATCCGCGGCGTGGCCGTGTCGCGTGGCACTTTGGACCAGTTGCTGGAATTGGGCTGGGTGCGCCTTGGGCGTCGCCGCCAGACCCCGGGGCGACCCGTTACCTTTGTCGTGACCGATTCCTTTCTGGATCATTTCGGCCTCGAATCAGCCCGCGATCTGCCGGGGTTGCAAGAATTGCGGGCCGCAGGGCTGCTCGACAGTCGGCCCATGTCGGGCATGGCGATGCCAACGGGCACAGAGACAGAGGCGGATGACAGCCCGGATGCCGCACATTTCCCACCCCGCGGGCAATCGGAACTCTTCGATGACTAG